A genomic region of Raphanus sativus cultivar WK10039 chromosome 6, ASM80110v3, whole genome shotgun sequence contains the following coding sequences:
- the LOC108808757 gene encoding precursor of CEP4-like, whose product MVNRGYSITFFSAFLIILLAIQLHFETTTGARHAPVVSWSPPEPPKDDFVWYHKINRFKNIEQDAFRPTHQGPSQGIGHKNPPGAS is encoded by the coding sequence ATGGTGAATCGTGGCTATTCAATCACGTTTTTTTCTGCTTTTCTTATAATTCTTCTGGCGATACAACTACACTTTGAGACTACAACAGGAGCTCGACATGCGCCGGTTGTTTCCTGGTCACCACCTGAGCCGCCAAAAGATGATTTTGTGTGGTACCACAAGATCAATCGCTTCAAGAACATCGAACAAGATGCGTTCAGACCAACTCACCAAGGCCCTAGTCAAGGTATCGGACACAAGAATCCTCCTGGAGCGTCTTAA